The Streptomyces sp. NBC_01591 genome window below encodes:
- a CDS encoding RICIN domain-containing protein encodes MAVFTAALVARHSDKLVSVTASGTEDGAEVVQWTDKNKPNQHWNLVATTGGYYNVIAVHSGKALSVTASDTEDGGTVVQWTNKGKPNQEWKLVQKDDGYFSLEARHSGKLLSVVGEDTADGAKLVQWTDKNKPNQHFRLG; translated from the coding sequence ATGGCCGTTTTCACTGCCGCTCTGGTGGCCCGTCACAGCGACAAGCTCGTGTCCGTCACCGCCTCGGGGACCGAGGACGGCGCCGAGGTCGTCCAGTGGACCGACAAGAACAAGCCCAACCAGCACTGGAACCTGGTGGCGACGACGGGTGGCTACTACAACGTGATTGCCGTGCACAGCGGAAAGGCCCTGTCGGTCACCGCCTCGGACACCGAGGACGGCGGGACCGTCGTCCAGTGGACCAACAAGGGCAAGCCCAACCAGGAGTGGAAGCTCGTCCAGAAGGACGACGGGTACTTCTCCCTGGAGGCACGCCACAGCGGCAAGCTCCTGTCCGTCGTCGGCGAGGACACCGCGGACGGTGCCAAGCTCGTCCAGTGGACCGACAAGAACAAGCCCAACCAGCATTTCCGCCTCGGCTGA
- a CDS encoding alpha/beta hydrolase family protein, whose product MSVEQDEATTTVTAADVARIAKQGVFATPTSLDPKAVNVGHALIATLQGAAEKPLLTDDLQRLTEQVRQKATIGFPRITSADGIRLSAHTIKLNAPEPRPVVIVPSDWTPAGWPLFEHTYLKLALRGYHVLAYTPRGLGLTADVHGGGYMDGPCTSGGTIDVAGPLDWADGSTVIDYAQQHFNPSRIAFFGRAYGGLISQLVAAHDPGARVDAVVALSTWEDLVAGHQNDRGHLAAVADLTNFTGGPVKHKFDEDTQQILADLQAGENPDDVASWAMQRAAFSYVGQTNARGTATFISHAGSDALFPLRQITKHFEQLTVPKRLSLQNGSRPAPEHAGLTVPLSDTAPTLDEAFAWLDHHLLGAANNVPTWSPVSS is encoded by the coding sequence ATGAGCGTTGAACAGGACGAGGCGACCACCACGGTCACCGCGGCAGACGTGGCCCGGATCGCGAAGCAGGGTGTCTTCGCGACACCGACTTCGCTCGACCCGAAAGCCGTCAATGTGGGCCATGCGCTGATCGCCACGCTGCAAGGCGCGGCGGAAAAGCCGCTGCTGACCGATGACCTCCAGCGGCTCACGGAGCAGGTGCGGCAGAAGGCCACCATCGGCTTCCCCCGCATCACCTCCGCCGACGGGATCCGGTTGTCGGCACACACCATCAAGCTCAATGCCCCAGAGCCCCGGCCGGTGGTGATCGTGCCGTCCGACTGGACGCCTGCCGGCTGGCCCCTGTTCGAGCACACGTATCTCAAGCTGGCGCTGCGCGGCTACCACGTGCTGGCCTACACCCCCCGCGGGCTCGGGCTTACGGCAGACGTGCACGGCGGCGGGTACATGGACGGCCCGTGCACCTCCGGAGGGACGATCGACGTGGCCGGCCCCCTGGACTGGGCCGACGGCTCGACCGTGATCGACTACGCTCAACAGCACTTCAACCCGAGCCGTATCGCCTTCTTCGGCAGGGCCTACGGCGGGCTCATCAGCCAGCTCGTCGCGGCGCACGATCCTGGCGCCCGTGTGGACGCCGTCGTCGCGCTGAGCACGTGGGAGGACCTGGTCGCCGGCCACCAGAACGACCGCGGACACCTCGCCGCGGTCGCCGACCTGACCAACTTCACCGGCGGACCGGTGAAGCACAAGTTCGATGAGGACACGCAGCAGATCCTCGCGGACCTCCAGGCCGGAGAAAACCCCGACGATGTCGCCTCGTGGGCGATGCAGCGGGCTGCGTTCTCCTACGTCGGGCAAACCAATGCCCGTGGCACCGCGACGTTCATCTCCCACGCCGGGAGCGATGCGCTGTTCCCGCTCAGGCAGATCACCAAGCACTTCGAGCAGCTCACCGTGCCCAAGCGACTGAGCCTGCAGAACGGCAGCCGGCCCGCACCTGAACACGCCGGGCTGACCGTCCCGCTCAGCGACACCGCCCCGACACTCGACGAAGCCTTCGCCTGGCTCGACCACCATCTCCTCGGGGCCGCCAACAACGTACCCACCTGGTCACCGGTCAGCAGCTAG
- a CDS encoding ISAs1 family transposase: MVRTSADDYLAIVKKNHPGLYAQVTKLPWAEIPLDHRTRDRAHHRDEIRRIKVVAFHHLGYPGARQAIQIVRWRRELSTGKLTTERVYVITSLDVFDATPAQLATWIRGHWGIENRLHHVRDRTFCEDDSKVRTGHLPRTMAGLRNLAISVFRQNGETNIAAALRRTSRDYHRPLSTLGLT, encoded by the coding sequence ATGGTGCGTACCTCCGCCGACGACTACCTGGCCATCGTGAAGAAGAACCACCCCGGACTGTATGCGCAGGTCACCAAGCTGCCCTGGGCCGAGATCCCGCTGGACCACCGCACCCGGGACCGGGCCCACCACCGCGACGAGATCCGTCGGATCAAGGTCGTCGCCTTCCACCACCTCGGCTATCCCGGCGCCCGCCAGGCCATCCAGATCGTCCGGTGGCGGCGCGAGCTGAGCACCGGGAAACTGACCACCGAGCGCGTCTACGTGATCACCAGCCTCGACGTCTTCGACGCGACACCGGCCCAACTCGCCACCTGGATCAGAGGCCACTGGGGCATCGAGAACCGCCTGCACCACGTCCGCGACCGCACCTTTTGCGAGGACGACTCCAAGGTCCGCACCGGCCACCTGCCCCGCACCATGGCCGGCCTGCGCAACCTCGCCATCAGCGTCTTCCGCCAGAACGGCGAGACCAACATCGCCGCCGCCCTCCGCCGCACCAGCCGCGACTACCACCGGCCGCTGTCGACCCTCGGCCTCACGTGA
- a CDS encoding GrpB family protein, which yields MMPQERQEQEIPRVSMTDEEIEAANLKTPPLLNSNIKLMEYTPEWAAAFAEEARRMSDELGALPHRIEHTGSTSVPGLPAKPVIDILLIVPDSADESAYVPSLAPLGYALAVREPDWYEHRVLRKPDLAPSAESANLHVLSTGCPEIQRMILFRDWLRAHTNDRDLYARTKRDLAQRTWTYMQHYADAKSEVIADILERAMRAEPPSAHGSS from the coding sequence ATGATGCCACAGGAACGTCAAGAGCAGGAGATCCCCCGCGTCTCGATGACTGACGAGGAGATCGAAGCGGCGAACCTGAAGACGCCCCCCCTACTCAACAGCAACATCAAGCTGATGGAGTACACGCCGGAATGGGCCGCCGCGTTCGCGGAGGAGGCCCGCCGGATGAGCGACGAGCTGGGCGCGCTGCCACACCGGATCGAACACACAGGGTCCACCTCGGTACCCGGGTTGCCCGCCAAACCGGTCATCGACATCCTGCTGATCGTTCCCGACTCCGCCGACGAATCCGCCTACGTGCCCAGCCTGGCTCCCCTCGGTTACGCGCTCGCGGTCCGGGAGCCCGATTGGTATGAGCACCGCGTCCTGCGCAAGCCCGACCTCGCGCCCAGTGCCGAATCAGCCAATCTGCACGTGCTCTCCACCGGCTGCCCCGAGATTCAGCGCATGATCCTTTTCCGCGACTGGCTGCGCGCCCACACGAACGATCGCGACCTCTACGCCCGAACCAAAAGGGACCTCGCACAGCGGACATGGACGTACATGCAGCACTACGCCGACGCGAAGAGCGAAGTCATCGCGGACATCCTCGAACGTGCCATGAGAGCTGAACCTCCCAGCGCCCATGGCAGCTCATGA
- a CDS encoding MFS transporter yields MKGDLSLLRERNFLLFFLARTSSLTGNVIAPLGLAFAVLALPDGSPSQLGLLLGTRTVAQLGLILLGGVLADRFPRQRLIIVGETAAGCSQALTAALFLHGSVPMNLLIVLAAVNGASSAVSQPAATALVPQLVDAERIQPANALLRLAANLSRIGGVFAGGVLVAAVAPGWALAADAATYFLSAVLLMFSRPRTASRALTATEAPTSLLSELRSGWTEFSSLRWMWPVVGQFAIVNASFGGAIMVLGPAVAKQELGGAVAWSVVLGAHSAGFVLGSLIAIRIRPRYPLRTGVFVTFGFFPAYLFLAGGSPTWLIATSMLVAGICIDVFEVLWRTTVHTHVPEQSMSRISSYDSLVSFICTPLGLAVAGPVAAHIGIAETLLLSGVLVLLASTIPLLLSAVRNLPARCTVPEHVPE; encoded by the coding sequence ATGAAAGGTGATCTCAGCCTGCTGCGGGAGCGGAATTTCCTCCTGTTCTTCCTCGCCCGCACATCGTCCCTGACGGGCAACGTCATCGCACCGCTGGGCCTCGCCTTCGCCGTGCTGGCCTTGCCTGACGGCTCCCCGTCCCAACTCGGACTACTGCTGGGGACCCGCACAGTCGCTCAGCTCGGTCTGATTCTGCTGGGCGGAGTCCTCGCGGACCGGTTCCCCCGCCAGCGTCTGATCATCGTGGGGGAGACCGCCGCCGGATGCTCCCAAGCGCTCACCGCCGCCCTGTTTCTGCACGGCAGCGTGCCGATGAACCTTCTGATCGTCCTCGCCGCCGTCAACGGCGCGTCCTCCGCTGTCAGCCAACCAGCCGCCACCGCGCTCGTACCCCAGCTCGTCGACGCCGAACGCATTCAGCCTGCGAATGCGTTGCTGCGCCTAGCGGCCAACCTCTCGCGTATCGGAGGCGTGTTCGCCGGCGGAGTACTCGTCGCGGCCGTCGCGCCTGGCTGGGCCTTGGCGGCCGACGCCGCCACCTACTTCCTGTCCGCCGTGCTGCTGATGTTCAGCCGCCCTCGTACGGCATCGCGGGCACTCACCGCGACAGAGGCGCCGACCAGTCTCCTCAGCGAACTGCGCAGCGGCTGGACAGAGTTCTCCTCCCTGCGCTGGATGTGGCCGGTCGTAGGCCAGTTCGCCATCGTCAACGCCTCCTTCGGAGGAGCCATCATGGTGTTGGGCCCGGCGGTGGCCAAGCAGGAGCTGGGCGGGGCGGTCGCCTGGTCGGTCGTTCTCGGCGCCCACTCGGCCGGTTTCGTCCTCGGCAGCCTGATCGCGATCCGCATCCGTCCCCGTTACCCCCTGCGTACGGGCGTTTTCGTCACCTTCGGCTTCTTCCCGGCCTACCTGTTCCTCGCCGGGGGCTCCCCAACCTGGCTGATCGCCACCAGCATGCTGGTGGCTGGCATCTGCATTGATGTGTTCGAGGTCCTGTGGAGAACCACGGTCCACACTCATGTTCCCGAGCAGTCCATGTCCCGGATCAGCTCATATGACTCGCTGGTCTCCTTTATCTGCACGCCCCTGGGCCTCGCCGTGGCAGGCCCGGTGGCTGCTCACATCGGCATAGCCGAAACACTCCTGCTCAGCGGTGTACTCGTCCTCCTGGCCAGCACCATCCCTCTCCTCCTCTCGGCCGTCCGCAACCTCCCGGCTCGTTGCACTGTCCCGGAGCATGTACCCGAATAA